Genomic DNA from Peribacillus simplex:
TTTCACAATTTGGTTATGGACCAGTCTTGATTCAAAGGCACTTTTACTCGGACTAGGATGGTTTGGAATTGGTTTCATCATGCTCCTTTCTAATACGAAAATGTTCAGTAAGCGGCCACCAGAGCTTTCTATTGATAGTGCGATCGAAAAAGAAATTCAAGTATAAAAGTTATATTCATTAAGGAGGATAAATATGGTAAAGGCAGACATCATTCTTTCTGGTCAACATGTTTTCACTGGGTTACAAGAAGAGCCAATAAAAGCAGCTATAGCCATTAAAGATAATAAAATTATTAAAATCGGTTCTAAAGAAGATATAATGTCATTCCTTGGAAATCAAACAAAAGTGTATGACATGGAAGACGGACTAATCATTCCGGGATTTCATGATTTTCATATGCACATTATGATGGGAAGCATTTTACAGAAGGACAGTGCCAAATTATTTGATGCAGTTTCAGAAGAGGATGCAGCCAAAATAGTAGGTGAATTTGCAGAAACGAGACCAAATGATGACTGGATATTCGGTGTCGGTTGGGATCATACCATTTGGAAGAACAAAGTGCTGCCACATAGAACAACACTAGATAAATACATTAGTGATCGCCCTGTTTTATTATTCAATGCAGAAGTGCATTACGCATGGATCAATAGTAAAGCGATGGAAATGATTCACTTAACGAAGGATACCCCAGATCCGGAATATGGAGAAATTGGAAAAGATGAAAATGGGGAACTGACAGGCCTTCTATTTGAACAGGCAATTGGGTATGCATCAGAACATGCATACAAATTACCGAAAGATAAACGGGTAAGCCTATTCCAAGGTTTCCTTAATGAAACAAAAAGATTGGGAATCACATCCGTTAATGATTTATACGGAGCTAAAATTGCGCCAAATACATTAGACGATCTTGAAATTTTTAAGGAATTTGAGAGAGAAGGGTTACTTACAACCAGGATCCACTTTTCGCCGGAGTTAAAAATGGATTTAGCTGACGCAAAGGATTTACAAACAAATTATCAGTCAGACAAGCTCACCTTTTCTGGATTAAAACAATTTATTGATGGTGTTGTTACAAGTCATACTGCTTTTTTATTGGATCATTACAAAGACCGTCCAGATACAAAAGGCGGAACCACTTATCCAGCTGAAACAATTAAACAATTAGTAAAAAAGGCAGATAAGGAAAATTTCCAAATTCGTTTCCATGCTATTGGTAACGGTGCAGTCCGTTTAGCATTGGATGCATTTGAAGAGGCGAGAAACGTAAATGGAGAAAGAGATGCTAGACATGTCATTGAGCATGTGGAGGTATTGCATCCGGATGATGTTCATCGCTTTAAGGAATTGGATGTAATCGCCTCCTTCCAACCTAAACACATTGAATTAATGGAAAGTGAGGCATA
This window encodes:
- a CDS encoding amidohydrolase; its protein translation is MVKADIILSGQHVFTGLQEEPIKAAIAIKDNKIIKIGSKEDIMSFLGNQTKVYDMEDGLIIPGFHDFHMHIMMGSILQKDSAKLFDAVSEEDAAKIVGEFAETRPNDDWIFGVGWDHTIWKNKVLPHRTTLDKYISDRPVLLFNAEVHYAWINSKAMEMIHLTKDTPDPEYGEIGKDENGELTGLLFEQAIGYASEHAYKLPKDKRVSLFQGFLNETKRLGITSVNDLYGAKIAPNTLDDLEIFKEFEREGLLTTRIHFSPELKMDLADAKDLQTNYQSDKLTFSGLKQFIDGVVTSHTAFLLDHYKDRPDTKGGTTYPAETIKQLVKKADKENFQIRFHAIGNGAVRLALDAFEEARNVNGERDARHVIEHVEVLHPDDVHRFKELDVIASFQPKHIELMESEAYTARISEKQQPLYYAIKTLVDTGAKIAFGTDFPVVPLNPMMGIYQAITRKDLTGKAWQVSEGVTLAQALKYYTATPAFGSFREKELGTLEAGKIADIAVLNKNLFSISTEEILETEVKMTIMDGKIVYENQVSKLYK